A genomic region of Candidatus Eremiobacteraceae bacterium contains the following coding sequences:
- the xseA gene encoding exodeoxyribonuclease VII large subunit, translating into MRATSLFDEPAITVGDLCRSIRIALDGAFPRRVRVTGEVSACKRYPSGHVYFNLKDADGLVACVAWRSTVQLLSVALPIADGTAVEILGRVSIYKERSQFQLTVDDIVPVGHGALHVAFERLKEKLRCEGLFDAERKRQLPAFVARVAIVTSRDGAALQDFLTCCRRRAGHVEVILVKAPVQGDAAAPGLARAIRRAGRLKVDVVVVARGGGSIEDLWAFNTESVARAIAASSRPVISAVGHETDFTIADFVADLRAPTPTAAAEMITLDTAAQLRVLAALSGRLARALRRALAENGDAFARVRRDLLAAPQMFVGGQAQTLDGLTDGLRRSDPRRRLRDVRKRIDNSVVRMRSAGPRMLRAARTEIATLRRDLSDVTARGFARRAAALDVASAKLAALGPRATLARGYAIVHDEQGRVLTEAGATAIGRRIGVTLRRGSLGAAVTEIEETDDEVKG; encoded by the coding sequence ATGCGCGCAACTTCGCTGTTCGACGAGCCCGCGATCACCGTGGGCGACCTGTGCCGGTCCATCAGGATCGCGCTCGACGGTGCCTTTCCGCGGCGGGTGCGCGTGACGGGCGAAGTATCGGCCTGCAAGCGTTATCCGAGCGGCCACGTCTACTTCAACCTCAAAGACGCCGATGGATTGGTCGCATGTGTCGCGTGGCGTTCGACGGTGCAGCTCCTCAGCGTCGCCCTTCCCATCGCCGACGGCACCGCTGTGGAGATACTCGGCCGCGTGTCCATCTACAAAGAACGCAGCCAGTTCCAGCTGACCGTCGACGACATCGTGCCGGTCGGGCACGGCGCGTTGCATGTCGCGTTCGAGCGGCTCAAGGAGAAGCTGCGCTGCGAAGGCCTGTTCGACGCCGAGCGCAAGCGTCAGCTGCCTGCGTTTGTCGCACGCGTCGCCATCGTCACGAGCCGCGACGGCGCCGCATTGCAAGATTTCCTCACCTGCTGCCGCAGAAGGGCCGGTCACGTGGAAGTGATCCTCGTGAAGGCGCCCGTCCAGGGCGACGCGGCGGCGCCCGGCCTCGCGCGCGCGATACGGCGCGCAGGGCGGCTTAAGGTCGACGTCGTCGTCGTCGCGCGCGGCGGCGGATCGATCGAAGATCTCTGGGCGTTCAACACCGAATCGGTCGCGCGCGCGATCGCAGCGAGCTCGCGTCCGGTGATCAGCGCGGTCGGGCACGAGACCGACTTCACGATCGCCGACTTCGTGGCCGACCTGCGCGCGCCCACGCCGACAGCCGCGGCAGAAATGATCACCCTCGACACGGCCGCGCAGCTCCGCGTCCTTGCGGCGCTCTCCGGCCGGCTGGCTCGCGCGTTGAGGCGCGCGCTGGCGGAAAACGGCGACGCGTTCGCGCGCGTGCGCCGCGACCTGCTCGCGGCGCCGCAGATGTTCGTCGGCGGGCAGGCGCAGACACTCGATGGTCTTACCGACGGATTGCGCCGCAGCGATCCACGGCGCCGGCTTCGCGATGTGCGTAAGCGTATAGACAACTCGGTCGTGCGGATGCGCTCGGCCGGCCCGCGCATGTTGCGCGCCGCTCGCACGGAGATCGCCACGTTGCGCCGCGATCTTTCGGACGTCACCGCGCGCGGATTTGCCCGCAGGGCCGCCGCGCTTGACGTGGCGTCCGCTAAACTGGCCGCGCTCGGACCGCGCGCGACGCTCGCTCGCGGTTACGCGATCGTGCACGACGAACAGGGCCGCGTGTTGACGGAAGCCGGTGCCACCGCGATCGGACGACGGATCGGCGTGACGTTGCGTCGCGGCTCGCTTGGCGCGGCGGTGACGGAGATCGAGGAGACGGATGACGAAGTCAAAGGATAA
- a CDS encoding MogA/MoaB family molybdenum cofactor biosynthesis protein, translated as MRVALLVLSDKAASGARADACLPALRDGLPQGATISREAIIADDRLTIAATLREWCDTDVADVVLTSGGTGLGPRDVTPQATNDVGDYTVPGIPERLRAASVAQIPTAMLSRATAVVRKRTLIINLPGSPRAVRETLALIAGVLAHATELVRGDSGEHDIGSA; from the coding sequence ATGCGCGTCGCGCTCCTCGTGCTTTCGGATAAAGCGGCATCGGGCGCGCGGGCCGATGCATGTCTGCCGGCCCTGCGCGACGGCTTACCGCAAGGCGCGACGATCTCGCGCGAAGCGATCATCGCAGACGATCGGCTGACGATCGCCGCGACCCTGCGCGAGTGGTGCGACACGGACGTCGCCGACGTCGTGCTCACGTCGGGTGGTACCGGGCTCGGCCCGCGCGATGTCACGCCGCAAGCCACCAACGACGTCGGCGACTACACCGTCCCCGGGATTCCCGAACGCTTGCGCGCGGCGAGCGTCGCGCAAATCCCGACGGCGATGCTCTCGCGCGCGACCGCCGTCGTCCGAAAGCGAACGCTCATCATCAACCTGCCGGGAAGTCCGCGCGCCGTGCGCGAAACGCTCGCCCTCATCGCAGGAGTACTGGCGCACGCGACCGAGCTTGTGCGCGGCGACTCGGGCGAACATGACATCGGATCGGCGTAG
- the folP gene encoding dihydropteroate synthase, with product MLRSDLKTLAPLVIRGATFAWGSRTYLMGIINATPDSFSGDGLHNDAGAAAERALSFVAAGCHVLDIGGESTRPGHVPVDEAEELRRVVPVIRAVRSAVAAPISIDTFKPAVARAALDAGADIINCVWGAIPGISDAAAESRAPLIVMHNRAAPDYTGDVVAEVIASLERSARDAQAFGVPAHHIIVDPGMGFGKTAAHNIQILRRLRELTSALPYAVLVGTSRKSFIGHLTGLPVERRAFGTAASVALAIAAGADIVRVHDVAEMSTVAAVADAIVRS from the coding sequence GTGCTCCGGTCTGATCTGAAGACGCTCGCGCCGCTTGTGATCCGCGGCGCGACATTCGCGTGGGGTTCGCGCACGTATCTCATGGGCATTATCAACGCGACGCCCGATTCATTCTCCGGCGACGGCCTTCACAACGATGCCGGTGCGGCGGCGGAGCGCGCGCTCTCGTTCGTCGCGGCCGGATGTCACGTGCTCGACATCGGCGGCGAGTCGACGCGACCCGGACACGTGCCCGTGGATGAAGCCGAGGAATTGAGACGCGTTGTTCCGGTGATCCGAGCGGTGCGGTCTGCCGTCGCCGCGCCGATCTCGATCGATACGTTTAAGCCCGCGGTGGCACGCGCGGCGCTCGACGCGGGAGCCGACATCATCAACTGCGTGTGGGGCGCGATTCCCGGAATCTCCGACGCCGCGGCGGAGAGCCGGGCTCCGCTCATCGTGATGCACAATCGGGCCGCACCGGACTACACCGGCGACGTCGTCGCCGAAGTGATCGCGTCGCTCGAACGCTCGGCTCGCGATGCGCAAGCGTTCGGCGTGCCGGCTCACCACATCATCGTCGATCCGGGCATGGGATTCGGTAAGACCGCAGCCCACAACATCCAGATCCTCCGGCGGCTGCGCGAGCTGACATCGGCGCTGCCCTACGCGGTGCTCGTGGGCACATCGCGCAAATCGTTCATCGGTCACCTGACCGGTCTGCCTGTGGAGCGGCGTGCGTTCGGCACGGCAGCCTCGGTCGCGCTCGCCATCGCCGCCGGAGCCGACATCGTTCGCGTCCACGACGTCGCGGAGATGTCGACGGTCGCGGCCGTCGCCGACGCCATTGTGAGATCCTAA
- a CDS encoding folylpolyglutamate synthase/dihydrofolate synthase family protein: protein MDFNGAMRLLQNATNESLSRRYPGRLDRMRTFLKALDNPENGFRSIHVGGTAGKGSTATMCAAILQAAGLKVGLHTKPHLHSVTERVRIDGVPIGDERFAEQLSAMLPAIDAMAATEWGKPSYFEILVALAFRTFAAERVDVGVIEVGIGGTLDGTNVITPLVSVLTNVGTDHADVLGDTVAAIAIDKSGIIKDKIPSVTAAEHPDALKVIREAAARQRSPLTIVQEVARIESPSSPGPLGQPVTITTDLGEYGFELPVLGGFQLLNAATAIVACERIKSELAFTEPDVARGMESLSLAGRMEYYPSRPALVFDIAHNAEKAMALRQALERHFPGRRLTFVVAIADGKDAPGMIAAWDGLPAQFVFTTFPESHLRPVRPHNLALIAQGRGLPARVVENAEEALAIARRIAGADDLIVVSGSTYIVGELRQWFLENVGGSRRAPV from the coding sequence ATGGATTTCAACGGTGCCATGCGGCTTCTCCAGAACGCGACGAACGAAAGTCTCTCGCGCCGTTATCCCGGCCGCTTAGACCGCATGCGCACGTTCTTGAAAGCGCTCGACAACCCCGAGAACGGCTTTCGCTCGATCCACGTCGGCGGCACTGCCGGTAAGGGCTCGACCGCCACGATGTGCGCGGCCATTCTGCAGGCCGCCGGCCTCAAAGTCGGCCTGCACACGAAGCCGCACTTGCACTCGGTGACCGAGCGCGTCCGCATCGACGGCGTTCCGATCGGCGACGAGCGCTTCGCCGAGCAGCTGTCGGCAATGCTCCCGGCGATCGACGCGATGGCGGCGACGGAGTGGGGCAAGCCTTCTTATTTTGAGATCCTCGTCGCGCTCGCGTTTCGTACGTTCGCGGCTGAGCGAGTCGATGTCGGCGTGATCGAAGTCGGCATCGGCGGTACGCTGGACGGAACCAATGTGATCACGCCGCTCGTCTCGGTCCTCACTAACGTCGGCACCGATCACGCGGACGTTCTCGGCGACACGGTCGCTGCGATCGCGATCGATAAGAGCGGCATCATCAAAGACAAGATTCCATCCGTCACGGCTGCCGAGCATCCTGACGCGCTCAAGGTGATCCGTGAAGCCGCGGCGCGCCAGCGTTCCCCGCTCACGATCGTGCAGGAGGTCGCGCGCATCGAATCGCCGTCATCGCCGGGGCCGCTCGGGCAGCCGGTCACGATCACCACAGACCTGGGTGAGTACGGCTTCGAGCTGCCGGTTCTCGGCGGCTTCCAACTGCTGAACGCCGCAACCGCGATCGTGGCGTGCGAGCGCATCAAGTCAGAGCTTGCCTTCACCGAACCGGATGTCGCCCGCGGCATGGAATCGCTGAGCCTCGCCGGCAGGATGGAGTACTATCCCTCGCGACCGGCGCTCGTCTTCGACATCGCGCACAACGCAGAGAAGGCGATGGCGCTTCGTCAAGCGCTCGAACGGCATTTCCCTGGGCGGCGGCTGACGTTCGTCGTCGCCATCGCCGACGGCAAAGATGCGCCCGGCATGATCGCCGCATGGGATGGGCTACCGGCGCAGTTCGTCTTCACGACGTTTCCGGAATCGCACCTGCGTCCCGTGCGCCCGCACAATCTCGCGCTGATCGCGCAGGGGCGCGGGTTGCCGGCTCGCGTCGTCGAGAACGCCGAGGAGGCTCTCGCCATCGCGCGGCGCATCGCCGGCGCAGACGACCTCATCGTCGTCAGCGGATCGACGTATATCGTCGGGGAGTTGCGGCAGTGGTTCTTGGAAAACGTCGGCGGTTCACGCCGTGCTCCGGTCTGA
- the folB gene encoding dihydroneopterin aldolase yields MKATMRVTGMHFVGRHGANPGEKERPQPIDVDVEVITDAASAIASDALADAVDYDAIVQTCRRIVMQRSFTLLEALAAACVDAIMADERVCSARVRVRKPALLDGATPEIEVSRTR; encoded by the coding sequence ATGAAAGCGACGATGCGCGTCACCGGCATGCACTTCGTCGGCCGGCACGGCGCAAATCCGGGCGAGAAAGAGCGGCCGCAGCCGATCGACGTAGACGTAGAGGTCATCACCGACGCGGCGTCGGCCATCGCAAGCGATGCGTTGGCCGACGCCGTGGATTACGATGCGATCGTCCAGACCTGCCGGCGGATCGTGATGCAGCGATCGTTCACGCTGCTCGAGGCGCTGGCGGCCGCCTGCGTCGACGCGATCATGGCCGACGAGCGCGTGTGCAGCGCGCGGGTGCGCGTACGCAAGCCGGCGCTGTTGGATGGCGCCACGCCGGAGATCGAAGTATCCCGCACGAGATGA
- a CDS encoding undecaprenyl-diphosphate phosphatase, protein SQIAGIVPGGSRSGFSICAGMFAGLTREEASRFSFLMAGPAILGAAIFELPRVLGHGKVEPGATMSGIASLSAAPESHLVIAIGTIVAFVSGLLAIRFFMRFVSDHRLTPFAVYCWAFGLFMLGVIGIRHGT, encoded by the coding sequence TGAGCCAGATCGCCGGTATCGTTCCGGGGGGATCGCGTTCCGGTTTTTCCATATGCGCGGGCATGTTCGCCGGCTTGACGCGCGAAGAGGCATCGCGGTTCTCCTTCCTCATGGCCGGACCGGCGATCCTCGGCGCGGCGATTTTCGAACTGCCGCGCGTTCTCGGCCACGGAAAAGTCGAGCCTGGCGCCACGATGTCGGGTATCGCAAGCCTCAGCGCAGCGCCGGAATCGCACCTCGTCATCGCGATCGGCACGATCGTCGCGTTTGTGAGCGGCCTGCTCGCCATCCGATTCTTCATGCGCTTTGTCAGCGATCACCGTCTGACGCCGTTCGCCGTCTATTGCTGGGCGTTCGGCCTTTTCATGCTCGGCGTTATCGGGATCCGTCACGGAACGTAG
- a CDS encoding PBP1A family penicillin-binding protein encodes MKTFFAVTALVIAGLIICAAIAAAVIFDDYGRNLPSIDRLSDIEPAATTRVLASDGTVLARLYDKDRVYVPITQIPAVMREAIVATEDERFYEHHGVDLRGIARAAFADYRHEQITQGASTITQQLARNLFLTNEQTIRRKIAEALLAMQIERYYTKDEILERYLNLIYFGAGAYGVQAASHAYFGKDVSKLTLSEAAMLAGLVAAPSAYSPYADLQAARDRQSHVLDRMVAAGYVTQAQADEASRAPLHLVGARSTGVEAYKFPYFTTYVIARLEQIFSPDQLLHGGLTVYTSLDTRLETIAQKSVTQGVAAGLSEGYGMHEGALVAEDPRTGEIKAMIGGVGFSAKSQFNRAWQARRQPGSSFKGYVYSAAVDRGVPVSSIYADTPVTFPAGDGSEYSPTDDDHRFLGNMTLRRAFALSRNVVAVKLAQDIGIDNVVDYAHKMGITENLEPDLSLALGTAVVAPIDMASGYSTIADGGVFTPPSAIRYVTDKYGSTIYDARYPERRVALSAGSAYIMTSLMESVIEEGTGYPNAIIDRPAAGKTGTTSDFRDAWFVGFVPQLTAAVWVGNDDYSKMYESYGGNVPARIWAAFMKSALKGVPVVDFGSPPADVETARVCPGQNRRALPGQGGVSEYFLNGTAPLGYCEPVHAVVARKNAIQMGPRADDAVQQWQATPTPFPVPVPSPT; translated from the coding sequence ATGAAGACGTTTTTCGCCGTGACAGCGCTCGTGATCGCCGGGCTGATCATCTGCGCCGCGATCGCCGCGGCGGTGATCTTCGACGACTACGGACGCAATCTGCCGAGTATCGATCGGCTTTCGGATATCGAGCCCGCCGCCACGACGCGCGTGCTTGCAAGCGACGGCACGGTGCTCGCACGGCTTTACGACAAAGACCGCGTCTACGTCCCGATCACGCAGATCCCGGCGGTGATGCGCGAAGCTATCGTCGCGACGGAGGATGAACGTTTCTACGAGCACCACGGCGTGGATCTGCGCGGCATCGCGCGCGCTGCGTTCGCGGACTATCGCCACGAACAGATCACGCAAGGCGCGAGCACCATCACGCAGCAGCTCGCGCGAAATCTCTTCCTCACGAACGAGCAGACGATACGAAGGAAGATCGCCGAAGCGCTGCTCGCAATGCAGATCGAACGGTACTATACGAAGGACGAGATCCTCGAACGCTATCTGAACCTCATCTACTTCGGCGCAGGCGCGTATGGCGTGCAGGCCGCCAGCCACGCTTATTTCGGTAAGGATGTCTCCAAGTTGACCCTCTCCGAAGCGGCGATGCTGGCGGGACTCGTCGCGGCGCCCTCCGCGTATTCCCCGTACGCGGATTTGCAGGCGGCGCGCGATCGCCAGAGCCACGTCCTCGATCGCATGGTCGCCGCCGGATACGTGACCCAGGCGCAGGCGGATGAAGCTTCGAGAGCGCCGCTGCACTTGGTCGGCGCAAGATCGACCGGCGTGGAAGCCTATAAGTTTCCGTATTTCACGACGTACGTCATCGCGCGGCTCGAGCAGATCTTCTCGCCCGATCAATTGCTGCATGGCGGTCTGACGGTCTACACCTCGCTCGACACGCGGCTCGAGACCATCGCGCAGAAGTCGGTGACCCAAGGCGTTGCCGCGGGCCTGTCGGAGGGCTATGGCATGCACGAAGGGGCGCTCGTGGCCGAAGACCCGCGCACCGGCGAAATCAAAGCGATGATCGGCGGCGTCGGGTTCTCGGCGAAGAGCCAATTCAATCGCGCGTGGCAAGCACGGCGCCAGCCCGGCTCTTCATTCAAAGGATATGTGTACTCGGCCGCGGTCGATCGCGGAGTACCGGTGTCCTCGATCTACGCCGACACCCCCGTGACGTTTCCGGCCGGCGACGGCAGCGAGTACAGCCCCACCGACGACGATCATCGCTTCTTGGGGAATATGACGCTGCGACGCGCCTTCGCGCTGTCGCGCAACGTCGTCGCGGTGAAGCTGGCGCAAGACATCGGCATCGACAACGTCGTCGACTACGCGCACAAGATGGGCATCACCGAGAATCTCGAACCCGATCTTTCGCTCGCGCTCGGCACTGCCGTCGTGGCGCCGATCGATATGGCTTCGGGCTATTCGACGATCGCCGACGGGGGTGTTTTCACGCCGCCGAGCGCTATCCGTTATGTCACGGACAAGTATGGATCCACGATCTACGATGCCCGCTATCCGGAGCGGCGCGTGGCGTTGAGCGCCGGCAGCGCGTATATCATGACGTCGCTCATGGAAAGCGTCATCGAAGAAGGCACCGGATATCCAAACGCGATCATCGACCGGCCGGCCGCCGGCAAGACCGGCACGACGTCGGATTTCCGCGACGCTTGGTTCGTCGGCTTCGTGCCGCAACTCACTGCGGCCGTCTGGGTGGGCAACGATGACTACTCGAAGATGTATGAGTCGTACGGCGGCAACGTGCCGGCGAGGATTTGGGCCGCGTTCATGAAGTCGGCGCTCAAAGGCGTGCCTGTCGTCGATTTCGGCTCGCCGCCGGCGGATGTCGAGACCGCTCGCGTTTGCCCCGGGCAGAACCGGCGCGCGCTTCCCGGCCAGGGCGGTGTTTCCGAATACTTCCTTAACGGCACCGCGCCGCTCGGCTACTGCGAACCGGTGCATGCCGTCGTCGCGCGAAAGAACGCCATTCAGATGGGCCCGCGAGCGGACGACGCTGTGCAGCAGTGGCAGGCCACGCCAACGCCGTTTCCGGTCCCCGTCCCCTCGCCGACATGA
- the accC gene encoding acetyl-CoA carboxylase biotin carboxylase subunit — protein sequence MFGKVLIANRGEIALRVIRACRELNVKTVAIFSEADRNSLHVRYADEAFCVGPGQSARSYLNVPNIIGAAEVAGVDAIHPGYGFLSENASFAEICTSHGIKFIGPPASAISLMGDKANAKQRMLEAGVPVIPGSGIIESLPVAKKFCSEAGYPVLIKATAGGGGKGMRIVGRDADLGAGLAAASGEAQAAFGNAGVYIEKLLVHPRHIEVQVLADEYGHVIHIGERDCSVQKPSHQKLLEEAPAPHLDADVRTKLCEAAVRAARSCEYTNAGTLEFLVADDGRFYFMEMNTRIQVEHPITEVVYGVDLVKWQIRIAAGERLTIRQEDVRARGHAIECRINAEDPDNKFTPAAGKLGSVLMPGGPGIRVDTHIYSGTEVPPYYDSMLAKITASGRDRAEAIARMRRALAEIEVRGVATTTSMHERILNHPSFIAGRTHVTWLREEVLARQAVGA from the coding sequence GTGTTCGGAAAAGTATTGATCGCCAATCGCGGCGAGATCGCCTTGCGCGTCATCCGCGCGTGCCGCGAACTAAACGTGAAAACCGTCGCGATATTCTCGGAAGCGGATCGCAATTCGCTGCACGTGCGCTACGCCGACGAAGCGTTCTGCGTCGGGCCGGGCCAGAGCGCGCGCTCGTATCTCAACGTTCCGAATATCATCGGCGCCGCGGAGGTCGCGGGCGTCGACGCGATCCATCCCGGCTACGGCTTTCTCTCGGAGAACGCCAGCTTCGCCGAGATATGCACGTCGCATGGGATCAAATTCATCGGTCCGCCGGCGTCGGCGATCTCGCTCATGGGTGACAAAGCAAACGCAAAGCAGCGCATGCTGGAAGCCGGCGTTCCGGTCATCCCCGGATCGGGTATCATCGAATCGTTGCCGGTCGCGAAGAAGTTCTGTTCCGAGGCCGGCTATCCGGTGCTTATCAAAGCCACCGCCGGCGGCGGCGGCAAGGGGATGCGCATCGTCGGCCGCGACGCAGACCTCGGCGCCGGCCTCGCGGCGGCAAGCGGCGAGGCTCAGGCGGCGTTCGGAAACGCCGGCGTCTATATCGAGAAGCTCCTCGTGCACCCGCGCCATATCGAAGTGCAGGTTTTGGCGGACGAATACGGTCACGTCATCCACATCGGCGAGCGTGACTGTTCCGTCCAAAAACCTTCGCACCAGAAACTGCTGGAAGAAGCGCCTGCGCCGCACCTCGATGCCGACGTGCGCACAAAGCTCTGCGAGGCCGCGGTTCGCGCGGCGCGCTCGTGCGAGTACACGAATGCGGGCACGCTCGAGTTCCTGGTCGCCGACGACGGACGCTTCTATTTCATGGAGATGAATACGCGCATCCAGGTCGAGCATCCGATCACCGAGGTCGTCTACGGCGTGGATCTCGTGAAGTGGCAGATCCGCATCGCCGCCGGCGAGCGATTGACGATCCGCCAAGAAGACGTGCGAGCGCGCGGCCACGCGATCGAATGCCGCATCAATGCGGAAGACCCCGACAACAAATTCACGCCGGCGGCGGGCAAATTGGGAAGCGTGCTCATGCCCGGCGGTCCGGGCATCCGGGTGGACACGCATATCTATAGCGGCACGGAAGTCCCGCCCTACTACGACTCGATGCTCGCGAAGATCACGGCATCCGGGCGCGACCGCGCGGAAGCGATCGCGCGCATGCGCCGCGCCCTCGCCGAGATCGAGGTGCGCGGCGTCGCGACGACCACCTCCATGCACGAGCGCATTCTGAATCATCCATCATTTATCGCAGGCCGCACGCACGTGACCTGGCTGCGCGAAGAAGTGCTGGCGCGCCAGGCCGTCGGTGCATAA
- the nusB gene encoding transcription antitermination factor NusB: MAAERREHRVALEILYAVDIGNMSLEDVLVQARDEVGVFGRGDLAAAEDPYEPEYPAIDRRADAPRSTDWPLVERLVRGTLASKAELEAELTPHLHRWKMARLPGVDRLVLDLCAWELRNRPDVDAVSVINHAVELVRRMSSDASVAYVNAVLDAFSKSPARGTLDSSAPILETNGA, encoded by the coding sequence ATGGCGGCTGAACGGCGCGAGCACCGCGTCGCGCTCGAGATCCTCTACGCGGTGGACATCGGCAACATGTCGCTCGAAGACGTCCTCGTGCAAGCGCGCGACGAGGTGGGCGTCTTCGGCCGCGGCGATCTGGCGGCCGCGGAGGATCCGTACGAACCCGAGTATCCCGCGATCGATAGACGCGCCGACGCGCCGCGCAGCACCGATTGGCCTCTCGTCGAGCGGCTCGTGCGCGGCACGCTCGCGAGCAAGGCTGAGCTCGAGGCGGAGTTGACGCCGCACTTGCATCGTTGGAAGATGGCCCGCTTGCCCGGCGTCGACCGGCTCGTCTTGGATCTCTGCGCGTGGGAACTGCGAAATCGTCCGGACGTCGACGCTGTCTCGGTCATCAACCACGCGGTCGAACTCGTGCGGCGCATGTCGAGCGACGCGAGCGTCGCGTACGTCAATGCAGTGCTTGATGCGTTCTCTAAATCGCCGGCGCGCGGCACGCTCGACTCAAGCGCGCCGATTCTCGAGACGAACGGCGCATGA
- the folK gene encoding 2-amino-4-hydroxy-6-hydroxymethyldihydropteridine diphosphokinase, giving the protein MTPHRAFIGIGSNLDDSAGYVREGFAALAALGRVTAVSDLYLTRPWGKTDQPSFVNAVAEIETDRSAPALIAELLELERDMGRVRGERYGPRTIDFDLLLYDSLRSSDPGCSVPHPELARRAFALAPLAQIAAGVTVPGADATVGELLAALPDEERAGVRRLAGTAHPAPAPRLDYDAPAGAGAGYADLRPFSGFDRAVLEAALRALGDIAGRRVLDIGCGTGRFTRELAARGAFVTGMDSSETMLAQAMSHAAPADRRAPEYVLGDANLALPGAEYDAVTAFYAVQYLEIGAVFRRVKRVLRGGGVLALATFPHRHFVESVFARYFPSMAAIDLARFPSQQHVQAELLSAGFEDVRTAAIVMELRDPPGPLLERVEKKYLSSFHLLGEREFSDGVAAMRSDWHGLKEVIRSARSIVVSGRAP; this is encoded by the coding sequence ATGACGCCGCATCGCGCGTTTATCGGAATCGGATCGAACCTCGATGATTCCGCGGGCTACGTGCGCGAGGGATTCGCGGCGCTTGCGGCTCTCGGGCGCGTGACGGCTGTCTCCGATCTGTACCTCACGCGGCCGTGGGGAAAAACCGATCAACCTTCGTTTGTCAACGCTGTCGCCGAAATCGAAACGGACCGCAGCGCTCCTGCGTTGATCGCGGAGCTGCTCGAATTGGAACGCGATATGGGAAGAGTTCGCGGCGAGCGCTACGGTCCGCGCACGATCGATTTTGATCTGCTGTTATATGACTCGCTGCGCTCGTCGGATCCAGGGTGCAGCGTGCCCCATCCCGAGCTGGCGCGGCGCGCGTTCGCGCTCGCGCCGCTTGCTCAAATCGCAGCCGGCGTGACGGTGCCCGGCGCTGACGCGACCGTGGGCGAACTTCTCGCGGCTCTTCCCGATGAAGAGCGAGCCGGCGTTCGCAGGCTGGCGGGCACGGCACATCCCGCGCCTGCGCCGCGACTCGACTACGACGCGCCGGCCGGAGCCGGCGCCGGCTATGCCGATCTGCGTCCCTTCTCAGGCTTCGATCGAGCGGTGCTCGAGGCTGCGCTGCGCGCACTGGGAGATATCGCTGGGCGGCGCGTGCTCGATATCGGTTGCGGCACGGGCCGCTTCACACGCGAACTGGCCGCGCGCGGCGCATTCGTCACCGGCATGGATAGCAGCGAAACGATGCTTGCGCAGGCGATGTCGCACGCTGCGCCGGCCGATCGGCGCGCCCCGGAATACGTGCTGGGCGACGCAAACCTCGCTCTGCCCGGCGCCGAGTACGATGCTGTGACCGCATTTTACGCGGTGCAATACCTTGAGATCGGTGCGGTGTTCAGGCGTGTGAAGCGCGTGCTCAGAGGCGGCGGCGTGTTAGCTCTCGCGACATTTCCGCATCGGCACTTCGTCGAATCCGTATTCGCGCGCTATTTCCCTTCGATGGCGGCGATCGATCTCGCACGCTTCCCGAGTCAGCAGCACGTGCAAGCGGAACTACTGTCAGCGGGTTTCGAGGACGTGCGAACGGCGGCGATCGTCATGGAACTGCGCGATCCGCCCGGACCGCTGCTCGAGAGGGTCGAGAAAAAATATCTGTCCTCATTTCACTTGCTCGGCGAACGCGAATTCAGCGATGGCGTTGCGGCGATGCGCTCCGATTGGCACGGGTTGAAGGAAGTGATCCGCTCAGCGCGTTCGATCGTGGTCTCCGGCCGCGCACCATAA
- the moaC gene encoding cyclic pyranopterin monophosphate synthase MoaC — MRPRKSALTHITRDGSARMVDVDEKPITKRVAVARALVRMSAAARRALKAGSLKKGDALAVARIAGIGAAKRTSELIPLCHSLPLSSVDVEIAFEGRDAVRIECQARCTGKTGVEMEALTGAAVAALTIYDMCKAVDRAITIERLELIEKSGGRSGVFKR, encoded by the coding sequence GTGCGACCACGCAAGTCGGCCCTGACGCACATAACCCGCGATGGCAGCGCCCGCATGGTCGACGTCGACGAAAAACCTATTACCAAACGCGTGGCCGTGGCACGTGCGCTCGTGCGGATGTCCGCCGCAGCGCGGCGCGCCTTGAAGGCCGGCTCATTGAAAAAGGGCGACGCTCTCGCCGTGGCACGCATCGCCGGTATCGGCGCAGCCAAGCGGACGTCCGAACTCATCCCGCTCTGCCACTCGCTGCCGCTGAGTTCCGTCGACGTTGAGATCGCTTTTGAAGGTCGCGATGCCGTGCGCATCGAGTGTCAAGCGCGCTGCACGGGCAAGACCGGCGTCGAGATGGAAGCGCTCACCGGTGCGGCCGTCGCCGCGCTCACGATCTACGACATGTGCAAGGCTGTGGACCGCGCCATCACGATCGAGCGGCTCGAACTTATCGAGAAAAGCGGCGGCCGCAGCGGCGTCTTCAAACGCTGA